A genomic window from Leptolyngbya sp. BL0902 includes:
- a CDS encoding helix-turn-helix domain-containing protein has product MRVRKVQEVICDDLPEKLEGVRRNAGISLLKICKRLDISPTYWYRLERGETDTINYELIQKIEQELSCDFGINFPDSPKRNSKKGRQGMDLSRLQWIKVVTPPADYHSHWAYTPQEIEKMKNSGSQVINHGETTIFPLGFRGKQNVPLEVGDLIALKQHAKITHIVEVLDEQFFGTDEWSNRYVKIIWWKPDTDWASLPHAKEVLGVDLTPMKGTPYLFDSFKDFSSTWKGPDSLKEFQAFVLNQLSKI; this is encoded by the coding sequence ATGAGAGTTAGGAAAGTTCAAGAAGTCATTTGTGACGATCTGCCAGAAAAACTCGAAGGTGTTAGGCGCAATGCAGGCATAAGTCTGCTGAAAATTTGCAAGCGTTTAGATATTTCTCCAACTTATTGGTATCGACTAGAGCGTGGTGAAACAGACACGATCAATTACGAGTTGATCCAAAAAATTGAGCAAGAACTTTCCTGTGATTTTGGCATTAATTTTCCAGATTCACCAAAACGTAATTCCAAAAAAGGAAGGCAAGGCATGGATTTGTCTAGATTGCAATGGATTAAAGTCGTTACTCCCCCTGCGGATTACCACTCTCATTGGGCCTATACTCCTCAAGAGATTGAGAAGATGAAGAATTCTGGTTCTCAGGTCATCAATCATGGCGAGACTACTATTTTTCCTCTGGGCTTTAGGGGTAAGCAGAATGTGCCTCTAGAGGTAGGTGATCTGATTGCTCTAAAACAGCACGCCAAAATAACTCACATTGTTGAAGTGTTAGATGAGCAGTTCTTCGGAACAGATGAATGGTCTAATCGCTATGTGAAGATTATTTGGTGGAAGCCGGACACTGATTGGGCCTCTCTGCCTCACGCCAAGGAGGTGCTTGGAGTTGATTTAACCCCAATGAAGGGAACTCCATATCTCTTTGATTCCTTCAAAGACTTTAGTAGCACGTGGAAAGGCCCAGATTCCCTAAAGGAATTCCAGGCTTTTGTTCTCAACCAACTGTCAAAGATCTAG
- a CDS encoding aldehyde dehydrogenase family protein — MANEDPIFAPVIVAITAQDFDDILCISDDTDDGLAGELYFRPPFPIERGQTDLAVVNLYTNRSSRRHNTGRHTPVNPDCDGATPGTRRQSLR, encoded by the coding sequence GTGGCCAACGAAGATCCTATCTTCGCCCCCGTCATCGTGGCCATCACAGCCCAAGACTTTGACGATATCCTCTGCATCTCCGACGACACCGACGATGGCCTCGCCGGAGAACTCTATTTCCGCCCGCCCTTCCCCATCGAGCGGGGGCAAACTGATCTAGCCGTGGTCAACCTCTACACCAACCGAAGCTCACGGAGGCACAATACTGGCCGTCACACCCCGGTAAACCCTGACTGTGATGGGGCCACCCCGGGAACTAGACGCCAATCGTTAAGATAA
- a CDS encoding peroxiredoxin, producing the protein MTLQLGDQVPNFTQQSSEGEINFYDWAGESWVVLFSHPADYTPVCTTELGSVAKLKGEFDKRGVKVIALSVDSAESHNGWIGDINETQGVAVNYPILADEDKKVSDLYGMIHPNANAKLTVRSVFVIDPAKKLRLTITYPPSTGRNFAEILRVIDSLQLTDNYSVATPVDWKDGDDVVVSPAIPTEEARQRFPKGVTEIKPYLRMTPQPNK; encoded by the coding sequence ATGACCCTACAACTTGGTGATCAGGTTCCCAACTTTACCCAGCAAAGCAGCGAGGGTGAAATCAACTTCTACGACTGGGCTGGCGAGAGCTGGGTAGTGCTGTTCTCTCACCCCGCCGACTACACCCCCGTGTGCACCACCGAGTTGGGCAGCGTGGCCAAGCTCAAGGGTGAGTTTGACAAGCGCGGTGTGAAAGTGATCGCCCTCAGCGTCGATAGCGCTGAATCCCACAACGGCTGGATTGGCGACATCAACGAAACCCAAGGCGTGGCCGTGAACTATCCCATCCTGGCCGACGAGGACAAGAAAGTGTCCGACCTCTATGGCATGATTCACCCCAACGCCAACGCCAAACTCACCGTGCGGAGCGTGTTTGTGATTGACCCCGCCAAGAAATTGCGCCTCACCATCACCTATCCCCCCAGCACCGGACGCAACTTTGCCGAAATCCTGCGGGTGATTGACTCTCTGCAACTCACCGATAACTACAGTGTGGCCACCCCCGTAGACTGGAAAGATGGCGATGATGTGGTGGTTTCCCCGGCCATTCCCACGGAAGAGGCTCGTCAGCGGTTCCCCAAAGGCGTGACGGAAATCAAGCCCTACCTGCGGATGACCCCTCAGCCCAACAAGTAA